The proteins below come from a single Marinobacter bohaiensis genomic window:
- a CDS encoding MotA/TolQ/ExbB proton channel family protein: MPDLSSALIQPLAAFLNQGGPVMWVIALVTVLLWALILERAIYLLCPHRRFERQVLQLWTSLPAADAWGRDRLRARLVSIVDQRLQRGIPMIRSLVAVCPLLGLLGTVTGMLVVFDVLAFTGTGNARAMADGVSRATLPTLAGMAVSLTGLITVLMLQRQIRVRRQRLDRRLAAGDLPPVHAAPEGVAHA, translated from the coding sequence ATGCCTGACCTGTCTTCCGCGCTGATCCAGCCGCTGGCGGCCTTTCTCAACCAGGGCGGGCCGGTGATGTGGGTGATCGCCCTGGTGACCGTGCTGCTCTGGGCGCTGATCCTGGAGCGGGCAATCTACCTGCTCTGCCCCCATCGCCGCTTCGAGCGCCAGGTGCTGCAACTCTGGACCAGCCTGCCGGCGGCGGACGCCTGGGGCAGGGACCGCCTGCGGGCGAGGCTGGTGTCGATCGTCGACCAGCGCCTGCAGCGCGGTATCCCGATGATTCGCTCGCTGGTGGCGGTCTGCCCGCTGCTGGGCTTGCTGGGGACGGTCACCGGCATGCTCGTGGTGTTCGACGTGCTGGCGTTCACCGGCACCGGCAACGCCCGCGCCATGGCCGACGGTGTATCCCGGGCCACCCTGCCGACCCTGGCGGGGATGGCCGTCAGCCTGACCGGGCTGATCACCGTGTTGATGCTGCAGCGGCAGATTCGTGTACGGCGCCAGCGCCTGGACCGGCGACTGGCCGCCGGCGATTTGCCCCCAGTCCATGCCGCCCCGGAGGGCGTTGCCCATGCGTAG
- a CDS encoding MotA/TolQ/ExbB proton channel family protein gives MKTLSRILICACLLGAGSTALAQEDALSLDGLLDSIQQASREDSRLNQQRLARFRAEQSDQAAQLEALRAELQQARARSESLEQAFEDNATDLQSQRAELKQTLGDLQELFGVLGQAASQARARFQDSPSQVQFPERTDFLATFSQQLENTNRLPALADIRRLWFEIQRGIVESGRVVRFEAPVVGLDGATEDRTVVRAGPFNVFADGHYIQYSPATGQLNALARQPGSGYATLAADARPDGEPVVAALDPARGQLLDMLLQSPSVTERIGQGGVVGYIILGLGALALLVALERLLVLGVMGAKVARQARHPTAPGNNPLGRILQAAQRYRHRSPEVLETAMGEAMLRERPRIQRGLGFIKIIAAVAPLLGLLGTVVGMILTFQSITLFGNSDPKMMAGGISQALVTTVLGLAVAIPVLLLHTLVAARSRSVWQVLEEQAAGLIAEQLLPAADAAPTGPARRPHPARPATEPQEG, from the coding sequence ATGAAAACCCTGTCCCGCATTCTGATCTGCGCCTGCCTTCTGGGCGCCGGTTCCACGGCGCTGGCGCAGGAGGACGCCCTGTCCCTGGACGGGTTGCTGGACTCCATCCAGCAGGCCTCCCGGGAAGACAGCCGCCTCAACCAGCAGCGGCTGGCGCGCTTCCGGGCCGAGCAGTCGGACCAGGCGGCGCAGCTGGAGGCGTTGCGGGCCGAGCTGCAACAGGCTCGGGCGCGCAGTGAGTCGCTGGAGCAGGCGTTCGAGGACAACGCCACCGATCTGCAGAGCCAGCGCGCTGAACTGAAACAGACCCTGGGCGACCTGCAGGAGCTGTTCGGCGTGCTGGGCCAGGCGGCCAGCCAGGCCCGTGCCCGGTTCCAGGATTCCCCGAGCCAGGTGCAGTTCCCGGAACGGACCGACTTCCTGGCGACCTTCTCGCAGCAGCTGGAGAACACCAACCGTCTGCCGGCCCTGGCGGACATCCGCCGGCTCTGGTTCGAGATCCAGCGGGGTATCGTCGAGTCCGGCCGGGTGGTGCGCTTCGAGGCGCCGGTGGTGGGCCTGGACGGCGCGACCGAGGACAGGACCGTGGTCCGCGCCGGCCCCTTCAACGTGTTTGCCGACGGCCACTACATCCAGTATTCCCCGGCCACCGGTCAGCTCAACGCCCTGGCGCGCCAGCCGGGCAGCGGGTACGCCACGCTGGCGGCGGATGCCAGGCCGGATGGCGAGCCTGTGGTCGCCGCGCTGGATCCGGCCCGCGGCCAGCTGCTGGACATGCTGTTGCAGTCGCCCAGTGTGACCGAGCGGATCGGGCAGGGGGGCGTTGTCGGTTACATCATCCTGGGGCTGGGCGCACTGGCGCTGCTGGTGGCTCTGGAGCGGCTGCTGGTGTTGGGTGTGATGGGCGCGAAGGTCGCGCGCCAGGCGCGCCACCCGACTGCGCCGGGCAACAATCCCCTGGGCCGTATCCTGCAGGCGGCGCAGCGCTACCGCCACCGCTCGCCGGAGGTGCTGGAAACCGCCATGGGCGAGGCCATGCTGCGGGAACGGCCGCGCATCCAGCGCGGGCTGGGCTTTATCAAGATCATCGCCGCCGTGGCGCCGTTGCTGGGCCTGCTGGGAACCGTGGTGGGCATGATCCTCACCTTCCAGTCGATCACCCTGTTCGGCAACAGCGATCCCAAGATGATGGCCGGCGGTATTTCCCAGGCGCTGGTGACCACCGTGCTGGGGCTGGCGGTGGCGATCCCGGTCCTGCTGCTGCATACCCTGGTGGCGGCGCGCTCGCGCTCGGTCTGGCAGGTGCTGGAGGAACAGGCGGCGGGGCTGATCGCCGAGCAGCTGCTGCCGGCGGCCGACGCGGCACCGACCGGCCCGGCGCGCCGCCCGCATCCGGCCAGGCCGGCGACCGAGCCGCAGGAGGGATGA
- a CDS encoding DUF3450 domain-containing protein: protein MNIGPSHPITLRLVTALLVLGSAGAPAADLADVDRQAQARVQQNQTAERQVTEVAGQTRSMELEYRQLLAELDQVQQYNTLLQTQVDSQSAELADIQASIESSAGLEKRLLPLVTDMIDGLDRFVGLDRPFLLDERKARVDALRASLEDPDDALAATLRKVFAAYDAEADYGRTLETYRDRIALDGGEREVDILRFGRVALLYRSLDHQALGAWNPDSAQWQPLDAGVWDRRFENALRVARKQTAPDLLAMPVFNIEEGE from the coding sequence GTGAACATTGGCCCATCCCACCCCATAACCCTCCGGCTGGTTACCGCCCTGCTGGTGCTGGGCAGCGCCGGTGCGCCGGCGGCCGACCTGGCGGATGTCGACCGCCAGGCCCAGGCCCGGGTGCAACAGAACCAGACCGCCGAACGCCAGGTGACCGAGGTCGCCGGCCAGACCCGCTCGATGGAGCTGGAATACCGCCAGTTGCTGGCGGAGCTGGACCAGGTGCAGCAGTACAACACGCTGCTGCAGACCCAGGTGGACAGCCAGAGCGCCGAGCTGGCCGACATCCAGGCGTCCATCGAATCCTCCGCCGGCCTGGAAAAGCGCCTGCTGCCGCTGGTGACGGACATGATTGATGGCCTGGACCGCTTCGTCGGTCTGGACCGGCCGTTCCTGCTGGATGAACGCAAGGCGCGCGTCGACGCCCTGCGCGCCAGCCTGGAAGACCCGGACGATGCCCTGGCCGCGACCCTGCGCAAGGTGTTCGCCGCCTACGATGCCGAAGCCGACTACGGCCGCACCCTGGAAACCTACCGCGACCGCATTGCCCTGGACGGCGGCGAACGGGAGGTGGACATCCTGCGCTTCGGCCGGGTGGCGCTGCTGTATAGAAGCCTTGACCACCAGGCTCTCGGCGCCTGGAATCCGGACAGCGCACAGTGGCAGCCGCTGGACGCCGGCGTCTGGGACCGACGCTTCGAAAACGCCCTGCGCGTGGCCCGCAAACAGACCGCGCCGGACCTGCTGGCCATGCCGGTGTTCAACATCGAGGAGGGCGAGTGA
- a CDS encoding phytase yields the protein MINNRKAQLAGLASSLLAVTLLAGCESQTRQDTSTRADTVENVAWQTRDLAGEWAYPLDSERWLSVGEASGIRLSDGADTLDHHPVAAEYLDQRGGLFVSFDSANGRLLFYRVDDAALSFQPVTQPAPINDPVEGLCLYRDADQDLYLFVLSELHRADQYRVREDGPELSLQPVRSLPIPPESAGCAVDDRSGRFYVAEAGVGVWGYDADPEAAIERTPVAMATPFGVLAGGPVALSAAPGRLLVLAGDRLQLRTGDTRDIALDGAEAPETLSVRWSHDRAQVAILDDSTGFYRSAELAAPTPSAEPVERLPAVAPLVETAPVPNAGDAADDPAVWVNASDPGASRVLGTNKRQGLHVYDLNGRERQSLPVGRVNNVDVRYGVDYRGQVADVAVASNRTRNSLSLFAIERDSGTVVPVVELATDLPEIYGLCLYQPGPDRLYAFANDKSGRYVQYRLDLTEDHWGGEAVREFSLDSQPEGCVADDDRQRLFVGEEGYGIWVLDAEPDGDDRLTLVDAVGERLHDDVEGLSLYAGDYLVASSQGNNSYVVYDAKPPFAPVGVFRIGANHGAMIDGASETDGLTVVASDLGGPWSDGLLVVQDGRNVLPADTQNFKLVPWRAVRDTLGLPAHDGPALPGQGG from the coding sequence ATGATCAACAACCGAAAAGCACAGCTGGCCGGCCTGGCGTCCTCGCTGCTCGCCGTCACGCTGCTTGCAGGATGCGAAAGCCAAACCCGCCAGGATACGTCCACCCGCGCCGACACCGTGGAGAACGTGGCCTGGCAGACCCGCGACCTGGCCGGCGAATGGGCCTACCCGCTGGATTCGGAGCGCTGGCTGAGCGTGGGCGAGGCCAGCGGCATCCGCCTTAGCGACGGCGCCGACACGCTGGATCACCACCCTGTGGCGGCGGAGTACCTGGACCAGCGCGGCGGGCTGTTCGTCAGCTTCGACAGCGCGAACGGCCGGCTGCTGTTCTATCGCGTGGACGACGCGGCCTTGTCGTTCCAGCCGGTCACCCAGCCAGCCCCGATCAACGATCCCGTGGAGGGCCTGTGCCTGTATCGGGACGCGGACCAGGACCTTTACCTGTTCGTCCTGAGTGAGCTGCACCGGGCCGACCAGTACCGGGTTCGTGAGGATGGCCCGGAGCTGTCCCTGCAACCGGTGCGCAGTCTGCCGATTCCGCCGGAGTCGGCGGGCTGCGCGGTGGACGATCGTTCGGGCAGGTTCTACGTGGCCGAAGCCGGCGTCGGCGTCTGGGGCTATGACGCCGATCCCGAAGCGGCCATCGAACGCACACCGGTGGCCATGGCAACGCCGTTCGGCGTTCTGGCGGGCGGACCGGTGGCGCTGTCCGCGGCCCCGGGGCGCCTGTTGGTGCTCGCCGGTGACCGTCTGCAGCTACGTACGGGCGATACCCGCGACATCGCCCTCGATGGTGCCGAAGCGCCGGAGACCCTGAGCGTGCGTTGGTCGCACGACCGCGCGCAGGTTGCCATTCTCGACGACAGCACCGGTTTCTACCGGAGCGCGGAGCTGGCCGCCCCGACGCCGTCGGCCGAGCCCGTCGAACGCCTGCCGGCGGTGGCGCCGCTGGTGGAGACCGCGCCCGTACCCAACGCCGGGGACGCGGCCGACGATCCGGCGGTCTGGGTCAACGCTTCGGACCCCGGCGCCAGCCGCGTGCTGGGCACCAATAAGCGCCAGGGTTTGCACGTCTACGACCTGAACGGGCGCGAACGGCAATCCCTGCCGGTGGGTCGCGTGAACAACGTGGACGTGCGCTACGGCGTCGACTACCGCGGCCAGGTTGCCGACGTGGCGGTCGCCAGCAACCGCACCCGCAACAGCCTGAGCCTGTTCGCCATCGAGCGGGACAGTGGCACCGTGGTTCCCGTGGTGGAGCTGGCCACCGACCTGCCGGAAATATACGGCCTGTGCCTCTACCAGCCGGGGCCGGACCGGCTCTACGCCTTTGCCAACGACAAGTCCGGCCGCTACGTCCAGTACCGTCTGGACCTGACCGAAGACCACTGGGGCGGCGAGGCGGTGCGTGAATTCAGCCTCGACAGCCAGCCGGAAGGCTGCGTCGCCGACGACGACCGGCAACGCCTGTTTGTGGGCGAAGAGGGCTACGGGATCTGGGTGCTGGACGCCGAGCCGGATGGCGACGACCGCCTGACCCTGGTGGATGCGGTGGGCGAGCGCCTGCACGACGACGTGGAGGGCCTGTCGCTCTACGCCGGCGATTACCTGGTGGCTTCCAGCCAGGGCAACAACAGCTACGTGGTCTACGACGCCAAACCGCCGTTTGCGCCGGTGGGCGTATTCCGTATCGGCGCCAACCACGGCGCCATGATCGACGGCGCCTCGGAGACCGATGGCCTCACCGTGGTGGCCAGCGACCTGGGCGGCCCCTGGAGTGACGGCCTGCTGGTGGTGCAGGACGGTCGCAACGTGCTGCCCGCCGACACCCAGAACTTCAAGCTGGTGCCCTGGCGCGCGGTGCGCGACACCCTGGGCCTGCCCGCTCATGACGGCCCGGCGTTGCCCGGACAAGGAGGCTAG
- a CDS encoding tetratricopeptide repeat protein, whose translation MTPSRWLACVAGLLLLLGTTPTQAQANAMRESVYNGLEKARDQVGQSRYPAAMAALERLAGLDDLSGYERAQILNLQGYALSRQGRSAVAVKRYERLVAIPGLPDALLQSARRNLAQLAYQLERYEQALNWLDALPPSVLADDIPLQRLRAHCLYLLEAYADAAAQLEKTVAQQPEEASLNLLRAAYQQLGDYASAADTLERLVDRYPKTDYLRALATLYGMLDQPRRQLGLLASLHSQDALDAPQEWQALASLYLQQDMPWRAARLMASGIERGQLAASVENRRYLAQAWFQANENDQALAVLEDLARSTDDGAAEMLMGRTYLRQLRWAEAAGAFEQALAEQVDDRARANLLLGVARLRANRLEAARQALARAANDPSTRSAAQQWLTFLDQRVAAH comes from the coding sequence ATGACGCCTTCCCGTTGGCTGGCCTGCGTCGCCGGCCTCCTGCTGCTGCTCGGGACGACGCCGACCCAGGCCCAGGCAAACGCCATGCGCGAGTCGGTGTACAACGGCCTGGAAAAGGCCCGCGACCAGGTCGGCCAGTCGCGGTACCCGGCGGCGATGGCCGCGCTGGAGCGCCTGGCCGGACTGGACGACCTGAGCGGCTACGAGCGGGCCCAGATCCTCAACCTGCAGGGCTATGCCCTGAGCCGGCAGGGCCGCTCGGCCGTGGCGGTCAAACGCTACGAACGCCTGGTGGCCATCCCCGGCTTGCCCGACGCCCTGCTCCAGAGTGCCCGGCGCAACCTGGCGCAGCTCGCTTACCAGCTCGAGCGCTACGAACAGGCCCTGAACTGGCTGGATGCGCTGCCGCCGTCGGTGCTGGCAGACGACATCCCGCTCCAGCGCCTGCGTGCCCATTGTCTCTACCTGCTGGAGGCGTACGCCGACGCCGCCGCTCAACTGGAGAAAACCGTCGCCCAGCAACCCGAGGAAGCATCCCTCAACCTGTTGCGCGCGGCTTACCAGCAGTTGGGGGACTACGCGTCCGCCGCCGACACCCTGGAACGGTTGGTCGACCGCTACCCCAAAACCGACTACCTGCGCGCGCTCGCCACCCTGTACGGGATGCTCGACCAGCCGCGCCGGCAGCTGGGCCTATTGGCGTCGTTGCACAGCCAGGACGCCCTCGATGCCCCGCAAGAGTGGCAGGCGCTGGCCAGTTTGTACCTGCAGCAGGACATGCCCTGGCGCGCGGCGCGGCTGATGGCCTCCGGCATCGAGCGCGGCCAGCTTGCAGCCAGCGTCGAGAACCGCCGCTACCTGGCCCAGGCCTGGTTCCAGGCCAACGAGAACGATCAGGCGTTGGCCGTGTTGGAGGATCTGGCCCGATCCACCGACGACGGCGCCGCCGAGATGCTGATGGGGCGCACCTACCTGCGCCAGTTGCGCTGGGCCGAGGCCGCCGGGGCCTTCGAACAGGCCCTGGCGGAACAGGTGGACGACCGGGCCCGCGCCAACCTGCTGCTGGGCGTGGCCCGCCTGCGCGCGAATCGACTCGAGGCGGCCCGCCAGGCGCTGGCCCGGGCCGCCAACGACCCTTCAACCCGATCCGCGGCGCAGCAATGGCTGACGTTCCTCGACCAACGCGTCGCCGCCCACTAA
- a CDS encoding PhoX family protein codes for MSLIHSNPASDADYHDAIERVDDTPDHTSAEPGLDQVIGRSRRRFLQGGLGAAVGAFFLGGVPAPRAEAAQAHTLFPGLADGHIGFKPLPPMLDPDFDRVRVPDGYRAERFFSWGDPVVKGATAWKADASDDWRAQAEQAGQNNDGMAYFPFPEAPNDHGLLVMNHEYINPTLHPGGFTSSASDDGRISRPEAEVKKEQAAHGVSVIEVRRDADGHWQQVSDSRFGRRITATTPIAISGPMRGAEAMKTASDPAGETILGTLNNCSMGATPWGTYLACEENWKNYFVNRDPEDYAHRIGHKRYGVASGQNSEYYAWESVDARFNATPDDDQPHQGHVNETNRFGWVVEIDPFDPDSQPRKCTAMGRLVRECATVAVDDDGTMAVYSGDDTRGEYVYKYVPAGRYRQGDTAGQRRLLDEGTLYVAVFHEDGRGEWRALRHGNLGLTARNGFLSQQDVLVNARAAADVLGATPMDRPEWVAVHPHSKDVYVTLTNNKHRGNKPDQPVDAANPRPTNLHGQIVRWREQGGRLDATEFTWEVFLLAGDRPEAGSPDHLTGTIKGDIFSSPDGLWFDPQGRLWIQTDYGDDDAQNANMGTNQMLCADPATREVKRFLVGPRGCEVTGVTGTPDGRTLWVNIQHPGGSFPASDGQTRPRSSTMLVTRDDGGVIGT; via the coding sequence ATGAGCCTGATCCATTCGAACCCCGCGTCCGACGCGGATTATCACGACGCCATCGAGCGTGTGGACGACACGCCGGACCACACCAGCGCCGAGCCAGGTCTGGACCAGGTGATCGGCCGCTCCCGCCGCCGGTTCCTGCAGGGTGGCCTGGGCGCCGCGGTGGGCGCTTTCTTCCTGGGCGGTGTGCCGGCGCCGCGCGCCGAGGCGGCCCAGGCGCACACCCTGTTCCCGGGGCTGGCGGATGGCCACATCGGTTTCAAACCGCTGCCACCAATGCTGGATCCGGATTTCGACCGTGTGCGGGTGCCGGACGGCTACCGGGCCGAACGCTTTTTCTCCTGGGGCGATCCGGTGGTGAAGGGCGCGACCGCATGGAAGGCCGATGCGTCCGACGACTGGCGTGCCCAGGCCGAACAGGCCGGCCAGAACAACGACGGCATGGCCTACTTCCCGTTTCCGGAGGCGCCCAACGACCACGGCCTGCTGGTGATGAACCACGAGTACATCAACCCGACCCTGCATCCCGGCGGCTTTACGTCCAGCGCGTCGGACGATGGTCGTATCAGCCGGCCCGAAGCGGAGGTGAAGAAGGAACAGGCCGCTCACGGCGTGAGCGTGATCGAGGTGCGCCGCGACGCGGACGGCCATTGGCAGCAGGTCAGCGATTCCCGCTTCGGACGCCGCATCACCGCCACCACACCCATCGCCATCAGCGGACCGATGCGTGGCGCGGAGGCCATGAAAACCGCCAGTGATCCCGCCGGCGAGACCATTCTCGGCACCCTCAACAACTGCTCCATGGGCGCCACGCCCTGGGGCACCTATCTGGCCTGCGAGGAGAACTGGAAGAATTACTTCGTCAATCGCGACCCCGAGGATTACGCGCACCGCATCGGTCATAAGCGCTACGGCGTGGCCAGTGGCCAGAACAGCGAGTACTACGCCTGGGAAAGCGTGGATGCCCGCTTCAACGCCACGCCCGACGACGACCAGCCGCACCAGGGCCACGTCAACGAGACCAACCGTTTCGGCTGGGTGGTGGAGATCGATCCGTTCGATCCGGACAGCCAGCCGCGCAAATGCACGGCCATGGGCCGGCTGGTCCGCGAGTGCGCCACGGTGGCGGTGGACGACGACGGCACCATGGCTGTCTATTCCGGCGACGACACCCGGGGTGAGTACGTCTACAAGTACGTGCCCGCCGGCCGCTATCGCCAGGGCGACACGGCGGGTCAGCGTCGACTGCTCGACGAAGGTACCTTGTACGTGGCGGTGTTCCATGAAGACGGCCGCGGCGAATGGCGCGCCCTGCGCCACGGTAACCTGGGGCTGACCGCCCGCAACGGCTTCCTCAGCCAGCAGGACGTGCTGGTCAACGCCCGCGCGGCGGCGGACGTGCTGGGGGCGACGCCCATGGACCGGCCGGAATGGGTGGCGGTGCACCCCCACTCGAAAGACGTCTACGTGACCCTGACCAACAACAAGCATCGCGGCAACAAACCGGACCAGCCGGTGGACGCCGCCAACCCGCGCCCGACCAACCTGCACGGCCAGATCGTGCGCTGGCGCGAGCAGGGCGGTCGGCTGGACGCCACCGAATTCACCTGGGAGGTATTCCTGTTGGCCGGCGACCGGCCTGAAGCGGGCAGCCCGGACCACCTGACCGGCACCATCAAAGGGGACATCTTCTCCTCGCCGGACGGTCTCTGGTTCGATCCGCAAGGGCGGCTCTGGATCCAGACCGACTATGGCGATGACGACGCGCAGAACGCCAACATGGGAACCAACCAGATGCTGTGCGCCGATCCCGCCACCCGCGAGGTGAAGCGATTCCTGGTGGGGCCGCGCGGTTGCGAGGTCACCGGCGTCACTGGCACGCCGGACGGGCGCACCCTGTGGGTCAACATCCAGCATCCCGGCGGCAGCTTCCCGGCCTCCGACGGCCAGACCCGGCCCCGGTCGTCGACGATGCTGGTGACCAGGGACGATGGCGGGGTGATCGGGACCTGA
- a CDS encoding ExbD/TolR family protein encodes MRRFAWNEAEDSADTGIDVTPMLDVVFILLIFFLVTASFVRETGIEVNRPEATTAESREDAAILVAIDASNRIWIDQRQVDPAALTANVSRLHAENPRGTVVIQSDAAATTDALVRVMDATRRAGVSDIALATQGSGQ; translated from the coding sequence ATGCGTAGATTTGCCTGGAACGAAGCCGAGGACAGCGCCGATACCGGCATCGACGTCACCCCCATGCTGGATGTGGTGTTCATCCTGCTGATTTTTTTCCTGGTCACCGCCTCGTTCGTGCGCGAGACCGGCATCGAGGTGAACCGGCCCGAGGCCACCACCGCCGAGTCCCGCGAGGACGCCGCCATTCTGGTGGCTATCGACGCCAGCAACCGCATCTGGATCGACCAGCGCCAGGTGGACCCCGCCGCACTGACCGCCAACGTGTCGCGGCTGCACGCCGAGAACCCGCGTGGCACCGTCGTGATCCAGTCCGACGCCGCTGCCACCACGGACGCCCTGGTCCGCGTGATGGACGCCACCCGCCGGGCCGGTGTGAGCGATATCGCCCTGGCCACCCAGGGGAGTGGGCAATGA
- a CDS encoding TonB family protein, with the protein MTAATRIQQRLRTGPRVPGVLLALVGGVLASVLLVSGIRLLVAVDGAAGDQPRSGSRLDFVRLPPPTEAPQPREQPDPPPKPEPTPTTPSMPVMAAPAAPRAELPPIDVPGIDRFAVDGSGFNLGQRQAGEFQPLVKIAPVYPGRALNRGVEGDCTVRYTVTPQGTVTDVVVVEDACDSYLFETPSIDAARRFRYQPRMVNGEAVAVPGVRNKFEFRIQEQ; encoded by the coding sequence ATGACCGCCGCGACCCGCATCCAACAGCGATTGCGCACCGGGCCGCGCGTGCCGGGCGTGCTGCTGGCGCTGGTCGGTGGTGTGCTGGCCAGTGTGCTGCTGGTGTCCGGCATCCGCCTGCTGGTGGCGGTGGACGGCGCCGCCGGTGACCAACCGCGTAGCGGCAGCCGGCTGGACTTCGTGCGTCTGCCGCCGCCTACGGAAGCGCCGCAGCCCCGAGAGCAACCCGATCCACCGCCCAAACCCGAACCCACGCCCACGACGCCCTCGATGCCGGTCATGGCCGCGCCGGCGGCGCCCCGCGCGGAGCTGCCACCCATCGACGTACCCGGCATCGACCGGTTCGCGGTGGACGGCTCCGGCTTCAACCTGGGGCAGCGCCAGGCGGGGGAGTTCCAGCCGCTGGTCAAAATCGCGCCGGTCTATCCCGGCCGGGCGCTGAACCGCGGGGTGGAGGGCGACTGTACGGTCCGTTACACCGTCACGCCGCAGGGCACAGTGACCGATGTGGTGGTGGTCGAGGACGCCTGCGACAGCTACCTGTTCGAGACGCCTTCCATCGACGCGGCGCGGCGGTTTCGCTACCAGCCACGGATGGTGAACGGCGAAGCGGTGGCCGTGCCAGGCGTGCGCAACAAGTTCGAATTTCGCATACAGGAGCAGTGA